TCTATTGTCCTCGCAAAAATGCATTTGATTAATCTAATAAGAATTTATTAGGTATACTCCCAATGGTGCAAAGACTAGCATCATACATGTACTTATACACAAACAACTTTAAAGAGTCTAATACAATACCAGGAAGagggtaaaaaaaataataaaaacggTTAGAGCAAGACCTACCTAGTACATTAGAGACATGATGTGCAACTACAAGCTTTGTGTTCTTTGAAAGGAGTCCCTTGAATTGATCAAGGTCAGGGACTTCTTTTGTCAATTCAACATACTTCAGAACAGCGCCTGTCTTTTTAGCGACAATTTGCCAAGGAACGATAGAACTATGATGCTCAGCTATTGTGAGTACTATCTACAGTGAAACAAGAATCAGAAAGATCATAAGGTAAAAGAGGAGCAACAAACCAGCTAAACAGGAGAAAGAAGCAGAAAAAGTAAATTATATTAAGGCTGAGAATGTGAGCAGGtgaaaaaacttattttttcCACATATAACTGATTCTGGTAGAATCTTCAGTAAAATACGAATATGAATGGCAATAAACAACTGCCTAACAGTTATGTGCTTGCAACTGATCAAAAGTTGCTGCACAGCAAGAAATAATGTACCCATAAATAGTTAAGCTTCACACAACATGAGCATGGATAGGAACGTAACCTCATCCCCAGGCCTTAAGTTTAATGCACCCCATGAATAGGCTACTAAATTGATAGCTTCTGTAGCATTGCGAGTGAATATGATCTCTCTTCGATCTGCTGCATTGACAAAATTGGCAACTTTGTTTCTCGCTTCTTCATAGGCATCCGTTGCCTTTGCACTAATTCAGCAGCATACATATAAGCAAACACATTAAATCAATAAAAACCTCATAAAAACTTAGGACAGATAATCATAGTACTTGTTTAAATAGCATGAACTTTAACTTGTTGTCATTGAATTGTTTCGATGAATATGTCTGTTATCATTAAATTGTATCAAGAAATATGTACATTAGCACAAAATTGTCTGTATCTTTACTTCATCATCCAGATAAGAATATCATGGTTATCTTTTAATACAAAAAATTACCAAATAGGGTGAGATTCTGTACAGCTACTAATGGTTTTTTTAGGTCCATCAACATGGATATTCCTCTAAGCAATCATTAATAACAGTCTTAGTCCTTGGTTATCATAATTAGGTCAAATGATACTATATGTATGTTGCTTCTTTCACCATTCAATAAAGAAGCAACATATATGGAAACCTATTTAGGTTGTGGTGAATCCATATATGAAAACCTACTACATCAACACTTGTTTTTGTTCTATTCTACTACAGTAATATTATCTAACTAACCACGAGAGAATTGTTgaatccataaaaataatttgagataagttCATAATCCTAAGTACTGAGTGACTAGACTACTTAATCAGACCTAGTTCATAATCCTAAGACGGGGAAAGGTGCAGATACAAATAGATAAGTTCCCATCAGCATAAAGGTAAAGTTGTCCCTTAATTGTGATTGATTTGGCATGGAGAAGGGCATAGCACCTCAAATAGTGTACGCCACGGTGAACATTTGAATTATACAATTCATAGTATTCACTCAAGGCCTTGATAACAGATGAAGGCTTCTGAGATGTCGCAGCATTGTCAAAATAAACCAGGTTGAATCCATTAACCACCTAAAAGGGTAAGATAGGAAAGAAAGAATCTTTAGCTCTCAGTAAACATCCAATTTGATAAACCAGAAATAAAATAGTCGGAAACAAATGGTATCCAACACAAAATCCACATAAGTGCAGGCAATAAATGGTAGAAGGGATATTTTTTGTCTTTAATCAAAACACGACAAGGAATCGACGCCATGATTCGAGCACGGACTGGACATCGATCACCTACCTGGCGAAGGATGGGGAAGTCTGGGCGAGTGATTTCCCCCAGAGAAGGCGATTCCCTCAGATCGGACGGGGAGGCGACCGAGAAGGCGGCGGCATCGTTGGAGACGGCATAGCTCCTGGTCCACGGGAGGGAGGCGGAGATACTGGACTTCGACGGAAAGTGCTTGAAGGGGGAGACGGCAAGGAGAAGGGATCGGGATTTGGATCCGACgaagagagaggaggaggaggagacggcAGGAGGGAAGTGGCAGAGCGAGGCCGCCATTGATTTCTTGCGTTGAGGATGGGTCGGTCAACAAACGTATTGGGGTCCCGTGAAGGCTCGGGCGATGAGGCCCGGTTTTTATAGGCGATCACATATGGCACGTGGACGGTGATCAAGTGCTCACAGCATGACCATATAAAGAGCATTAAAAGTGGACTTTgctactttaattttttttaatttaaattaaaaatattatatataaaatacttttatattaaaatgtatttattaatttagtcattataatttttttttaatacccATTTAGTAATTGTGAGTAATAAacctataataattttaaaagtgaTTAAAAAGTAGGGGTATCCTTTTACAATTCTGATAATAGGAGGACCTTTTTAACAAAGAAAACTTTTGATCTTACGGCCCTAAAAGTTTGCCCCTTCTTGTAAAGCTCCATTTTAGTTTTCATTTGGGAACGAACAACAAAGCTTGAGGGGGTAAATTGTAAATTTTGCAtgtaggaaaaaaaaatcaaaatataaattttgtaggggaaaaaaattaaaaataaagccTCATCTTTAGGCTTTTCAGGAACAATGCTTCGAGATTACAATTATCTTCAGGAAATAAACTAATATTAATTCATCTTACAGTAATAAAATAGATTTGAGTCTATAATCCAACTATTTATTATTATGTAATTATATTAATTGTCTAATAGGAGGATGTTCCATACCATATGAACTCCTTTAGCCATTTTTCTATTTTCTCCTATTTTAACAAGACAGTTTGGGATAAAACATTTAGAACCCACAATAACACTAATAGTACAGTGTTTCAATGAATGTGAAACTTCACACCTTTATTAAAAAATGAATTGTTGATAGCTTTACAAAGCCTTTCACTAAGCTATGCATTAAATAGAACAAAATATCACATAACTCTCATTCAACAACAACATAGCTACCTATCGACTAATTCTTCTTCCCTGAAGTAAGATTACTGTATAAGCAAATTGTGAACTTTGAGACATGTTGGCTATCTAGATCAAGTAGTCGGTCATGTAGTTTCGAACAGATTAAGCTATCAGAGACTCAAGGTGCATTATAACTTCTACAACTTATGCAGCATTTATCGACAAAAGATCTTACCTCAGATAAAACTGAGTGCTAGTGGCATGGCATCAACCTCATTTGTAAAGAACCAAATATGCTTCCATCAGCTTGTGATTCACAGTATGTTCAATAATTCAATTGAAAGATTCCTAAACTTGCATCTTAGAT
Above is a genomic segment from Zingiber officinale cultivar Zhangliang unplaced genomic scaffold, Zo_v1.1 ctg150, whole genome shotgun sequence containing:
- the LOC122036393 gene encoding cysteine desulfurase 1, chloroplastic-like, coding for MAASLCHFPPAVSSSSSLFVGSKSRSLLLAVSPFKHFPSKSSISASLPWTRSYAVSNDAAAFSVASPSDLRESPSLGEITRPDFPILRQVVNGFNLVYFDNAATSQKPSSVIKALSEYYELYNSNVHRGVHYLSAKATDAYEEARNKVANFVNAADRREIIFTRNATEAINLVAYSWGALNLRPGDEIVLTIAEHHSSIVPWQIVAKKTGAVLKYVELTKEVPDLDQFKGLLSKNTKLVVAHHVSNVLGSVLPIDEIVDWSHKVGAKVLVDACQSVPHMVVDVQKLNVDFLVASSHKMCGPTGAGFLYGKINLLSSMPPFLGGGEMITDVFQDYSTYAEPPSRFEAGTPAIAEAIGLGAAIDYLSSIGMEKIHNYEKKLSEYLYYQLSSVPNIHIYGPAPSDTVHRAALCAFNVDNIHPTDIATFLDEQHGVAVRSGHHCAQPLHRALGVNASARASLYFYNTKEEVDTFIQALKDTIEFFTTAA